A region of Antedon mediterranea chromosome 8, ecAntMedi1.1, whole genome shotgun sequence DNA encodes the following proteins:
- the LOC140056253 gene encoding bombesin receptor subtype-3-like, with translation MEFSYSDDSGNGSMGYDFSDDDNKDYFIEIITLLIELIGVIGNSLVIFIILYYKKMHNVPNYLILSVAIGDLLVLMFSMPFTIMSLGFDNASGNEVGCKLTNFVLILSQGVSALSFTALSADRYFAINMAVAPMRDYAKRVTYFSIIVSWTTSICFALPVLWFSRVFQIPYTNQLFCSFQPQVKWQHATLVYQTCRFVFLYALPVIIISILYTLVAMELFRSIREMPTEATKATSKSTSSKNQAQARKRLAITVLVLAVMYTICWLPYMFKEVAVELFPTIINFKAGYKNVSFIMLYLSSCINPIALVAMSRNYRKYFLWLLFCGKVREKVKKPTSYTGMYNSVTTKPIVVNNCAETVFDEP, from the coding sequence ATGGAATTTTCGTACTCCGATGATAGCGGGAACGGCTCGATGGGTTACGATTTTTCTGACGACGACAATAAAGATTATTTCATAGAAATTATAACTTTACTTATCGAATTAATTGGTGTAATTGGAAATTCATTGGTgatttttattatactgtattacaagaAAATGCACAACGTTCCGAATTACTTGATTTTGAGTGTTGCGATAGGCGATTTACTGGTGTTAATGTTTTCGATGCCGTTCACAATTATGAGTTTGGGATTCGATAACGCGAGTGGTAACGAAGTCGGATGTAAGCTCACCAATTTTGTCTTAATCCTGTCACAAGGTGTATCAGCGTTATCGTTCACGGCTTTGAGTGCGGATCGGTATTTTGCAATCAACATGGCCGTCGCGCCGATGCGTGACTACGCGAAGCGCGTTACGTACTTTTCAATCATCGTAAGTTGGACTACTTCTATTTGTTTCGCTTTACCAGTACTGTGGTTTTCTAGGGTGTTCCAAATCCCGTATACAAATCAGTTATTCTGTTCGTTTCAACCTCAGGTAAAATGGCAACACGCTACGCTCGTGTATCAGACATGCAGGTTCGTATTTCTATACGCCTTACCTGTAATTATCATATCTATTCTATACACCTTGGTTGCAATGGAGTTGTTTCGTAGTATCAGAGAGATGCCGACGGAAGCGACAAAGGCAACTTCAAAATCAACATCGTCAAAAAATCAAGCGCAGGCCAGAAAACGGCTGGCAATCACCGTTCTCGTCCTGGCTGTCATGTACACGATCTGCTGGCTACCGTATATGTTCAAGGAAGTTGCCGTGGAGTTATTTCCCACAATAATAAACTTCAAAGCAGGCTATAAAAACGTTTCCTTTATTATGTTATATCTGAGTAGCTGTATCAACCCGATAGCTCTGGTTGCGATGAGTAGAAATTACCGCAAGTATTTTTTATGGTTGCTTTTTTGCGGAAAGGTTCGAGAGAAGGTAAAAAAACCGACGTCGTACACCGGTATGTACAACAGCGTAACGACAAAGCCAATTGTGGTTAATAACTGCGCAGAAACGGTGTTCGATGAACCGTAA